From Centroberyx gerrardi isolate f3 chromosome 10, fCenGer3.hap1.cur.20231027, whole genome shotgun sequence:
TATAACCAAAGTCCACCAATAACTGTAGTAACATTCCACAGTGAGTGTTAGGCTCAATGtcatttttatctcattttagaacaaaactcTCACGTATTTCCTAATGAGGCAAAATTATCTGAGGCAGCACTGAGATTTGTAAGTCTGAATGACATTGCCAGATGTTTGAACATGGTCCTCGCTGTAAAGTGACCCTGTGACCTTTCCTTGCCCACATTAGCACCGTGGCAACTGGAGGATGAGGCTGTACGAGCGTTTCGACCTGGGAGGTCAGATGAATGAGCTGATGGACGACTGCCCCAACTGCATGGACCACTTCCGCATGTCTGACTTCAACTCCTGCAACGTGATGGACGGCCACTGGCTGATGTACGAGCAGCCCCACTACAGAGGCCGTCACTACTACCTGAGGCCCGGCGAGTACAGGAGGTACAGCGACTGGAGCGGCATGAGCCCCAGGATCGGCTCCATCAGGCGCATCATGGATCTCTAAAGACAGAACAGTTCTTGTGAAATGTCTGCTCTTTGCCTTGTTCCACACGCTGAATAAAATGGTGTCAGTGCTCAAGTGTATTCAGTTTTGTTCTTGCTCTCTGCGTTTGGAGGGCACGTTCTCCGGTGTGGATGTGATGGGGTCGTGGTCTGACATCCTGGTTCTGATCAGAGGCTTGAATAAAATACTGGCAGTGCTGACACTTATCACACCGAGAGTCAAGCGTTATCTATTACAGTGCTGAAGAAGGGTCTTTCCACAGTCCACCTCTCACTCAATCCACTTTTAATGGGTACATGATGATataattcagttaaaaaaaacccaaacaaaacaaaataaaaccacagaCTTTGTAGTATGCACACTGAAAACCTTTACATTGTTTTGGAAATCAGGTTTCCAAAGCACATGGAAGAAATCCACTACAAATGAATGTAGGGATCATTATGCGTTGAATTCAGCCAGCATTGCTAAGGATTTTaacatttcaaatcattttttaaaattattaccTTTTAACCAATGATGAATCATTGAAGAGCAGTTATATCTGCACTTCTTTAGGTAAGACAGAATGATGGCATCACTGAACACATCCACCAGAGGGCAGTGGGTAAGAGAATATATAGTGTTGAAATTGTAGTTAAAAGGTCAACATAATATACTGTTGACATATACTGTTGGCCGCTATTAGTCAGTTGCACTATACTGAGATGGTAATAGGTTAATGTAAGTTTAATATTATGATTTCTCTCACAATATATTGATCTTGTGGATGGTATGGTACAGAATTAGCAATAAGATTTGAATTCCTGTTCTAATAGTGATATTACTATCTTTAAATAAGAATATGAAACACACATGAAACAAATTTTACTAGAAATTGttgttaaaaaatacaaaaaaatatcttaGAAGATAGTTTCAGATCAAATTTATGAACTTTAATATGAAGAGAAAAATTAAACAATGTAATAAACATTTTAAGGTCAAACTGAATGATTTTAAATGTATCTTGCATTGTTGGTGGGCATTGAAAACAGACTAGGAGACTGAGTATACTGGGATGAGAAAGTCTCAAAAAGCTAATTTCCCATGAATCCATATATTTCTCTTTATATAATTAGAGTCGAAGAGCAATATTTAGGCAGGTGAAAGAAAAAATATCCACACAAAGACCTAAAATTATACTTGGATCAGCCATACAGGTTTGGCTCATGGCTGTTTGGGTGATAATATAAACCAGAAAAAAAGGAGTATGACCTAATTTTCTGAATTGTACAAAAGCTCTACCCAGGACACTGATGAAAAAGAGAGCAGCTCTATCTGTTGCATTTCATACAAAGACCTCCTGCCCAATCCCAAACATCCTGCCAACTCTCACCTGTAAAAACATAACTCATAACCATCTCTTCAGGAGGACACAAAGGATCGCCGGCTATTACAATATGAATGACACATGCAGAGTCTGCATTTCACATTCACTATATATGTGACAGGTGGGAGTCTTCAAAGAGCTGGATGGACCACACAGGGCAAGGCACAGGCAAACCGGCCAACATGGGGAAGGTAAACATCACAGCTTCCAGGAGGGCATGGGGAAGAGAATATGTTGTTCATGTTGTTATATGACGATGCAGTGTGGGAAAAGTGCTAAAAGTGTGAAGTAAACAAGTACAAACAGGCACACAGGTATCTGTTCTTCATTTGAATTCTTGAGCTTTATTGTGAGCCATTATTGTAATTCAGTAGTTTACTTGAAATGAAGAGAGGTTGAATTACAAGCAAGGAGTGGCTTAGCAAATAGTAAATTAAGCAGGAAAAATCTGTTGTAAAATTTGAAAAGAGTTTGCAACACACTCTATGGGAAAATTATAATTACTAAACAAAACCATATGATTTCCATGTCTAGATTATCTTCTATGAGGAAAATAACTTTTGTGGGCGGCATTTTGAGTACAACAGCGACTGTGTGGACTTGCTGTGCCACTTCGACCGCTGCAACTCCATCAGGGTGGAGAGCGGCTGCTTCATGGTCTATGACAAACCCAACTACATGGGAAACCAGTACTACCTGAGGAAGGGGGACTACCCAGAGTACCACTGCTGGATGGGTGTCAATGACTCCATCAGCTCCTGTCGCATCATCCCCATGGTGAGCCCACATGTCATATGTTTATCATGGATGAATAGACTCTCTGTGTACCCATAATCTGTCTTTAACCTGGCTCACAGCTGTGGTTGCGCAACATTAGTGTACCCACTAGGGTTACACCCATacattggtttgctgatatattgggccaatattgtgcttttattaaatattggatactGGATGATATTGTATTGTCCACTGCCACTGATTGTTCAATAATCTTTTTcataaattaattcttcatttaaaagtctaatgtatcccagagtttcccctgtCATTGAATAGGTaagtgggtcactctgcctaaAGAGATGctaccctaaaagaatttcattagtctgggtttcagtggagagttttagtgtcccatgatggtctaaatgctgcgaaagtttttccactctgacaagaataaaatactgGTGGAAACATTGAATGCTTGTAATGGCATGGAACTTGGAACtggtgaaatttaaagatataTTGAATATGAATATTGGCACAGAGTATCAGTTATtagtgacattttgaaatgattcATAGCTACGTGTTATATAATGTTACATAATTTTATGAGTTATGTCTATTATGATTAATGAAGTGTTCATAAACACTAAACTATGACTAGTATCTTATGAGAGCTTTATAATAAAGCCCTTTGTTTCAAGGAAAACTGTATTTATAGTGGCATGAAACTATTACAGTGATACTGCAAATAGTATTGGGCCAAGATTTGTGACTATGATAGGAACTGTCTATGAGGAAGTGCTTTGCTAAGTAATCCCCCCTTCTCCCCTTCAAACCCAGAAACCCGGGTCTTTCAGCATGCGTGTGTATGAGCGGATAGAGTTCGGAGGTCAGATGATGGATCTGGTGGACGACTGTCCCAGCGTCATGGACCGCTTCCATATGAACGACATCTTCTCCTGCAACGTGAAGGGCGGCAACTGGCTCTTCTATGAGCATCCAAACTACCGAGGCAGGATGTACTTGATAAGGCCCGGAGAGTACCAGAGATTCAGCGAATGGGGCGGCAGGAACGCCAGGGTCGGCTCCATCAGACGCATCATGGACTATTAAACTCCAGCCAGCCCTCTGCTCGGAGGCCCAGGTTGTATGAAGATTTGGGAAAAGCACCATGTTTGGATGATGGCCAGGCAACAAGACATTTTAGATTAAGTACAATATACTAGACCTGAAGTTGATGCTTCAAGATGCTTTAATTAATGATACTGAGGGACAAGGACAAAGAGTGTTTTTGATGATATTTGAACATTCTACTTCCAGGATTAAGAAGTGATCTTTGTATCCTGAAAAGTTTTGAAATTTTGATCCCAATGGGAAGGGTGTATGAGGTATATTTTCCTGATGTTAAGATTATGGACTAAAAAGAGATGCAGTGGAAAGCATTCAGCAtacaaaaaagagaatgaacaaCAACAAGTTTTTGGCCCTGTTCTTGATCAAACACTCACCGCCACAATAAACCAAATTGCAAAATGGAGTCTTTATAGTCCATTCAGCTGTGAGGACCGCCATGAAACGATGGCATAACTCTCAGAGATCATGTATCTCCATTTAgttatacaaatatatatatatatatatatatatatatatatattctgtgAGGAATACTCTGTGAGTACTGTAACCTTTTGTTTTATGAGACAGCgctaaacaaaagtcacatgtcCGTGGATGGGTT
This genomic window contains:
- the LOC144539938 gene encoding gamma-crystallin M3-like isoform X2, whose product is MMGKIIFYEDRNFGGRHYECMSDCADLHSMFNRCQSIRVESGMFMIYDRTNYMGNQFFMRRGEYSDYMRMMNMSDCVRSCRMIPMHRGNWRMRLYERFDLGGQMNELMDDCPNCMDHFRMSDFNSCNVMDGHWLMYEQPHYRGRHYYLRPGEYRRYSDWSGMSPRIGSIRRIMDL
- the LOC144539938 gene encoding gamma-crystallin M3-like isoform X1, which codes for MTNRSGKTPIIFYEDRNFGGRHYECMSDCADLHSMFNRCQSIRVESGMFMIYDRTNYMGNQFFMRRGEYSDYMRMMNMSDCVRSCRMIPMHRGNWRMRLYERFDLGGQMNELMDDCPNCMDHFRMSDFNSCNVMDGHWLMYEQPHYRGRHYYLRPGEYRRYSDWSGMSPRIGSIRRIMDL